One segment of Clavelina lepadiformis chromosome 2, kaClaLepa1.1, whole genome shotgun sequence DNA contains the following:
- the LOC143447281 gene encoding uncharacterized protein LOC143447281 isoform X3 produces the protein MTQGNEVIFRDFTATEILNTSRNINGTEIVAHQNQNWTNKWNSFCSHETDQVCADIPLNQCPTCRHYSFWLFFTLIFLLAVWILLANSFVIAYIIKRKRSLRTSLDLLKGSLAVTDLLTGILLFTTALPNIAWTTPLTSRQLYVETRKLADTRVAIVSATLYLLLIYSTLYHLVLMSYNRFAAIKWPLASQTVKRTRINLLLLWLLALAAASYPAWFPGFFHFYYTYFTFLFLPNILIHSSVELGQAVGFFLLIVLPYLAMMVILSATAILILRGNRKAREQLSESSRVQEQIIRREKTVLTTLATMKIGFTITHVPTIIVLGLSFIGISHPIALIFMSYCALCNSAINVLIYRAKDQDFKDFVTNVLGRNFRWRSTMRSPNPSNNRVTSAV, from the exons ATGACGCAGGGAAATGAAGTTATATTTAGAGATTTTACAGCGACAGAGATACTAAACACGAG cAGAAATATAAACGGCACGGAAATAGTTGCTCATCAAAACCAAAATTGGACCAACAAATGGAACTCGTTTTGTTCGCACGAGACTGACCAAGTCTGTGCAGATATTCCACTCAATCAATGCCCTACCTGCAG ACATTACTcgttttggttattttttactttgatcTTTCTTCTGGCGGTCTGGATTCTTTTGGCGAATTCCTTTGTCATTGCTTACATcatcaaaagaaaaagatcGCTTCGAACCAGCCTGGACCtgcttaaggggtcacttGCGGTCACTGACCTTCTTACAG GAATCTTATTGTTCACCACCGCATTGCCCAACATTGCTTGGACAACACCATTAACCTCAAGACAGTTGTACGTTGAAACCCGCAAGTTGGCAGACACTCGAGTTGCCATCGTCTCTGCCACTCTTTACTTGCTTCTTATATATTCAACCCTCTATCATCTTGTCCTCATGAGCTACAACCGCTTTGCTGCCATCAAGTGGCCATTGGCGTCTCAAACAGTCAAGAGGACAAGAATCAATTTGTTGCTTTTGTGGCTTCTTGCCTTGGCGGCTGCCTCCTATCCAG CCTGGTTTCCTGGATTCTTCCATTTTTATTACACGTATTTCACATTTCTCTTTCtgccaaacattttaataCACTCCAGCGTCGAGTTGGGTCAAGCTGTTGGTTTCTTCCTTTTGATTGTTTTGCCATATTTGGCCATG atgGTTATTTTGTCTGCGACGGCGATTCTCATACTTCGAGGCAACAGAAAAGCCCGAGAACAATTGAGCGAATCTTCCCGGGTCCAAGAGCAGATTATAAGAAGAGAGAAAACAGTTCTAACAACTCTGGCGACGATGAAGATCGGATTCACAATCACTCATG TGCCAACCATAATAGTCCTCGGATTAAGTTTTATTGGAATCAGTCATCCAATAGCACTTATCTTCATGTCCTACTGTGCCCTTTGCAACAG TGCAATCAACGTCTTGATATATCGGGCCAAGGACCAAGATTTCAAGGATTTTGTGACAAACGTTTTAGGGAGGAACTTCAGATGGAGATCAACCATGAGATCACCCAATCCATCCAATAACAGGGTTACGTCAGCTGTGTGA